A portion of the Rhodococcus pseudokoreensis genome contains these proteins:
- a CDS encoding long-chain-fatty-acid--CoA ligase, translated as MTATLARTVSDLLLGVADSGARGLYFEDGFVSWSEHVRASLRRAAILDDLLDAQRPRHFGVLMDNVPEFSLLAGAAALSGAVLVGLNTTRRGESLARDIALADCQVVFTESGRSALLDGVDPGVPVVDVDSPAWSDLLAEERPDFTPRAAAPEDLFMLIFTSGTSGDPKAVRCTHAKITGPGVMLAERFALSPDDVVYMSMPMFHSNAMMAAWSVALAGHSSIALRRRFSASNFLPDVRRFGVTYANYVGKPLSYVLANPERPDDADNTLRVMYGNEGSAPAVAAFARRFGTEVIDGFGSTEGGIAISSTPEAPPGSLGRLPEGVAILDPDTGDPCPPAEFDTADRVVNAEAATGELVNVAGSGAFAGYYKNPEADAERIRDGKYWSGDLAYRDADGFVYFAGRSSGWLRVDGENLGSAPIERILLRYDGFAQVTVYGVPDVEVGDRVMAAVVPTRDFDPVAFAAFLDAQSDLGPKQRPSLIRVCAEFPRTATFKVLTRVLSAEATGCTDPVWFLAGDRYSPR; from the coding sequence ATGACCGCCACGCTCGCCCGCACCGTGTCGGACCTGCTGCTCGGTGTCGCGGATTCCGGCGCACGGGGCCTGTACTTCGAGGACGGGTTCGTGTCGTGGTCCGAGCACGTGCGGGCGAGCCTGCGACGCGCCGCGATTCTCGACGACCTCCTCGACGCGCAGCGGCCCCGGCACTTCGGGGTCCTGATGGACAACGTCCCCGAGTTCTCCCTCCTGGCCGGGGCGGCGGCGCTGTCCGGCGCCGTGCTCGTGGGGCTCAACACCACTCGGCGCGGGGAGTCGCTGGCCCGCGACATCGCGCTGGCCGACTGCCAGGTGGTTTTCACCGAATCCGGCCGGTCCGCCCTGCTGGACGGCGTCGACCCCGGTGTTCCCGTCGTCGACGTGGATTCACCGGCATGGTCCGATCTGCTCGCCGAGGAACGCCCCGACTTCACGCCGAGGGCCGCCGCGCCCGAAGACCTGTTCATGCTCATCTTCACGTCGGGCACGAGCGGCGACCCGAAGGCGGTGCGGTGCACGCACGCGAAGATCACCGGACCCGGCGTCATGCTCGCCGAGCGTTTCGCGCTGTCCCCGGACGACGTCGTGTACATGTCGATGCCGATGTTCCATTCCAACGCCATGATGGCGGCGTGGTCCGTGGCGCTCGCGGGGCACAGCTCGATTGCGCTGCGGCGCAGGTTCTCCGCGTCGAACTTCCTGCCCGACGTGCGGAGGTTCGGCGTCACGTATGCCAACTACGTCGGGAAGCCGCTGTCGTATGTGCTGGCGAATCCCGAACGGCCCGACGACGCCGACAACACCCTGCGGGTGATGTACGGCAACGAGGGCTCCGCGCCCGCGGTCGCGGCGTTCGCGCGTCGCTTCGGCACCGAAGTGATCGACGGGTTCGGCTCCACCGAGGGCGGCATCGCCATCTCCTCGACACCGGAGGCGCCACCGGGTTCTCTGGGCAGGCTCCCCGAGGGTGTCGCGATCCTCGATCCAGACACCGGAGATCCTTGCCCGCCTGCCGAATTCGACACTGCCGACCGGGTGGTCAACGCGGAGGCCGCGACGGGTGAACTCGTCAACGTCGCGGGGTCGGGGGCGTTCGCGGGCTACTACAAGAACCCCGAGGCCGACGCCGAACGGATCCGCGACGGAAAGTACTGGAGCGGCGACCTCGCCTACCGGGACGCCGACGGGTTCGTCTACTTCGCCGGCCGCAGTTCCGGGTGGCTGCGCGTCGACGGCGAGAACCTCGGATCGGCACCCATCGAACGCATCCTCCTGCGGTACGACGGCTTCGCCCAGGTGACGGTGTACGGGGTACCCGACGTCGAGGTCGGGGACCGGGTGATGGCGGCCGTCGTGCCGACGCGGGATTTCGATCCCGTGGCGTTCGCGGCCTTCCTCGACGCGCAATCCGATCTGGGTCCGAAGCAGCGCCCGAGTCTGATCCGGGTGTGTGCGGAGTTCCCGCGGACGGCCACGTTCAAGGTGCTCACCCGCGTGCTGAGCGCCGAGGCCACGGGATGCACCGATCCGGTGTGGTTCCTCGCCGGGGACCGCTACTCCCCCAGGTGA
- a CDS encoding NAD(P)H-dependent flavin oxidoreductase produces the protein MHTSLSEKFGIEYPVFGFTPSEHVAAAISRAGGLGVLGCVRFNDPEELEAVLAWMDENTDGNPYGVDIVMPAKVPTEGTSVDLESLIPAEHRAFVDRTLSELGVPPLDSGAEHATGVLGWLHSVARSHVDVALNHRIALIANALGSPPKDVIDQAHEKGVPVAALAGAVEHARRHVANGVDIVIAQGYEAGGHTGEIASMVLVPEIVDAIGDSAAVLAAGGIGSGRQVAAALSLGAEGVWMGSYWLTTSEYKLGSASAEGPSAIQRALLGATSADTVRSRIYSGKPARLLKTKWTDAWSKPDAPAPLPMPLQNLLVSEAHQRIAASENPDVVAMPVGQIVGRMNEIRPVAEVMDELVKGFDSAVSRLDSFR, from the coding sequence ATGCATACGAGTTTGAGCGAGAAGTTCGGCATCGAGTACCCGGTCTTCGGGTTCACACCGTCCGAACACGTGGCGGCGGCGATCTCCCGGGCCGGCGGTTTGGGAGTGCTCGGCTGCGTCCGGTTCAACGATCCCGAGGAACTCGAGGCCGTCCTGGCGTGGATGGACGAGAACACCGACGGCAATCCGTACGGCGTCGACATCGTGATGCCCGCGAAGGTGCCCACCGAGGGCACGTCGGTGGACCTGGAGTCGCTGATCCCCGCGGAACACCGCGCGTTCGTCGACCGCACACTGTCCGAACTCGGGGTGCCGCCGCTGGATTCGGGTGCCGAACACGCGACCGGTGTGCTCGGCTGGCTGCATTCGGTGGCGCGTTCGCACGTGGACGTCGCTCTGAATCATCGAATTGCGTTGATCGCCAACGCTCTCGGCTCACCCCCGAAGGACGTCATCGACCAGGCCCACGAGAAGGGTGTTCCGGTGGCCGCGCTGGCCGGCGCCGTGGAGCACGCGCGCAGGCACGTCGCGAACGGTGTCGACATCGTCATCGCGCAGGGGTACGAGGCCGGTGGGCACACCGGTGAGATCGCGTCGATGGTGCTGGTTCCCGAGATCGTCGACGCCATCGGCGATTCCGCCGCCGTACTCGCGGCCGGTGGCATCGGCAGCGGACGCCAGGTCGCCGCGGCGCTGTCGCTGGGGGCGGAGGGGGTGTGGATGGGGTCGTACTGGCTCACCACGTCCGAGTACAAACTGGGCAGCGCGTCGGCGGAGGGACCGTCCGCGATCCAGCGCGCCCTCCTCGGGGCGACGTCGGCGGACACGGTGCGGTCCCGGATCTACTCGGGCAAACCCGCGCGCCTGCTCAAGACCAAGTGGACCGACGCCTGGTCGAAGCCGGACGCGCCGGCCCCGCTGCCGATGCCGCTGCAGAATCTGCTGGTCAGCGAGGCACATCAGCGGATCGCCGCGTCCGAGAACCCGGATGTCGTGGCGATGCCGGTGGGGCAGATCGTCGGGCGAATGAACGAGATCCGGCCGGTGGCCGAGGTGATGGACGAACTGGTCAAGGGCTTCGACTCGGCGGTCTCCCGCCTCGACAGCTTCCGGTAG
- a CDS encoding acyl-CoA synthetase, with protein sequence MALNIADLVEHAIDLVPDRVALVSDDREVTYAQMEERANRLGHYLRERGVRPGDKVGIYCRNRIEAIEAMVAVFKIRAVMVNVNYRYIENELQYIFDNSDMVALVHERRYSDKVANVLPETPLLKTTVVVEDGTDLDYEGVEYEAALAQGSPDRDFGERSNDDLYMLYTGGTTGKPKGVMWRHEDVWRVLGGGINFMTGEYVEDEWDLAKLGAESPGMTRFPIPPMIHGGSQWAVFQSLFGGGKCVMHPEFDGHDVWRIVDEHKVNLIFITGDAMARPMLDALVEGNEASGEPYDLSSLFLMASSAALFSPSIKEKYLELLPNRMITDSIGSSETGFGGLSVVAKGDSHGGGPTVKIDASTSVLGEDGNPVEPGSGVVGILARKGHIPIGYYKDEEKTKATFKEINGIRYSIPGDFAQVEADGTVTMLGRGSVSINSGGEKIFPEEVEGALKSHPDVFDALVVGIPDERFGQRVAAVIQTRGATRPSLHEIADAARKEIAGYKVPRSLWFVEEIKRSPAGKPDYRWAKEQTETRPADDHNGNGSPESKGA encoded by the coding sequence GTGGCCCTTAATATCGCAGACCTCGTAGAGCACGCAATCGACCTCGTTCCGGACCGCGTCGCGTTGGTGTCCGACGACCGGGAAGTGACGTACGCGCAGATGGAGGAGCGGGCCAATCGCCTCGGCCACTACCTGCGCGAACGGGGTGTCCGGCCCGGTGACAAGGTGGGCATCTACTGCCGGAACCGCATCGAGGCCATCGAGGCCATGGTGGCGGTTTTCAAGATCCGTGCGGTGATGGTGAACGTCAACTACCGCTACATCGAGAACGAGTTGCAATACATCTTCGACAATTCGGACATGGTCGCGCTCGTTCACGAACGTCGGTACTCCGACAAGGTGGCGAACGTGCTCCCCGAGACGCCGCTCCTGAAGACCACCGTCGTGGTCGAGGACGGCACCGATCTCGACTACGAGGGGGTCGAATACGAGGCGGCGCTCGCGCAGGGTTCCCCGGACCGTGACTTCGGCGAGCGCAGCAACGACGACCTGTACATGCTCTACACCGGTGGCACCACCGGAAAGCCGAAGGGCGTCATGTGGCGTCACGAGGACGTCTGGCGGGTGCTCGGCGGCGGCATCAACTTCATGACCGGTGAATACGTCGAGGACGAGTGGGATCTCGCGAAGCTGGGCGCGGAAAGCCCTGGCATGACGCGTTTTCCGATCCCGCCGATGATCCACGGCGGCAGCCAGTGGGCGGTGTTCCAGAGTCTGTTCGGCGGCGGAAAGTGTGTCATGCACCCCGAATTCGACGGCCATGACGTGTGGCGGATCGTCGATGAGCACAAGGTCAACCTGATCTTCATCACCGGAGACGCGATGGCGCGCCCGATGCTCGACGCGCTGGTGGAGGGCAACGAGGCGAGCGGCGAACCGTACGACCTGTCTTCGCTGTTCCTGATGGCGAGTTCGGCGGCGCTGTTCTCGCCCAGCATCAAGGAGAAGTACCTCGAACTGCTGCCCAATCGGATGATCACCGACTCCATCGGTTCGTCCGAGACCGGTTTCGGCGGCCTCAGCGTGGTCGCGAAGGGCGACTCGCACGGTGGCGGCCCGACGGTGAAGATCGACGCGTCCACCTCCGTCCTCGGCGAGGACGGCAACCCGGTGGAGCCCGGCTCCGGCGTGGTCGGCATCCTGGCGCGCAAGGGGCACATCCCGATCGGCTACTACAAGGACGAAGAGAAGACCAAGGCCACGTTCAAGGAGATCAACGGCATCCGCTACTCCATCCCGGGCGACTTCGCGCAGGTGGAGGCGGACGGCACGGTGACGATGCTGGGCCGCGGTTCGGTGTCCATCAACAGTGGCGGCGAGAAGATCTTCCCGGAGGAGGTCGAGGGCGCACTCAAGTCGCATCCCGACGTCTTCGACGCCCTGGTGGTCGGCATCCCCGACGAACGTTTCGGCCAGCGGGTGGCCGCCGTCATCCAGACCCGCGGTGCGACGCGCCCGAGTCTGCACGAGATCGCCGACGCGGCACGCAAGGAGATCGCGGGATACAAGGTTCCGCGCAGCCTCTGGTTCGTCGAGGAGATCAAGCGCTCGCCGGCGGGCAAGCCTGACTACCGCTGGGCGAAGGAACAGACCGAGACCCGGCCGGCCGACGACCACAACGGCAACGGTTCGCCCGAAAGTAAAGGCGCGTAA
- a CDS encoding crotonase/enoyl-CoA hydratase family protein has protein sequence MSSTTTEKSDISAQSPHCLVEKRGHVLIVTMNRPEAKNALSGEMMTIMRDAWDQVDSDPDIRVAILTGAGGAFCAGADLKAMTSQHPGDSFSGGGWDLSKIEALLKGRRLTKPLIAAVEGPAIAGGTEILQGTDIRVAGESAKFGVSEAKWGLFPLGGSAVRLVRQIPYTVAADILLTGRHIKAPEAKEIGLIGHVVPDGQALDKALELADLISANGPLAVQAILKTIRDTEGMHEEEAFQIDAALGTEVFKSADAKEGPRAFSEKRAPKFEGR, from the coding sequence GTGTCCTCTACAACGACCGAGAAATCCGACATTTCGGCACAGTCGCCGCACTGCCTCGTCGAGAAACGCGGGCACGTCCTGATCGTCACGATGAACCGCCCCGAGGCGAAGAACGCGCTGTCCGGCGAAATGATGACGATCATGCGGGACGCGTGGGATCAGGTCGACTCCGACCCGGACATCCGGGTCGCCATCCTCACCGGCGCCGGCGGCGCCTTCTGCGCCGGCGCCGACCTCAAGGCCATGACTTCGCAGCACCCCGGCGACTCTTTCTCCGGCGGCGGCTGGGACCTGTCGAAGATCGAGGCGCTGCTGAAGGGCCGGCGTCTCACCAAACCCCTCATCGCCGCGGTCGAGGGTCCCGCCATCGCCGGCGGCACCGAAATCCTGCAGGGCACCGACATCCGCGTCGCCGGAGAGAGCGCCAAATTCGGTGTCTCCGAGGCAAAATGGGGACTCTTCCCCCTCGGCGGCTCCGCCGTCCGCCTGGTTCGGCAGATCCCGTACACCGTCGCAGCCGACATCCTGCTCACCGGACGTCACATCAAGGCCCCCGAAGCCAAGGAGATCGGTCTCATCGGGCACGTCGTCCCCGACGGCCAGGCCCTCGACAAGGCCCTCGAACTCGCCGACCTCATCTCCGCCAACGGCCCCCTCGCCGTCCAGGCCATCCTGAAGACCATCCGCGACACCGAAGGCATGCACGAGGAAGAGGCCTTCCAGATCGACGCCGCCCTCGGCACCGAGGTCTTCAAGAGCGCCGACGCGAAGGAAGGTCCCCGCGCCTTCTCCGAAAAGCGGGCGCCGAAGTTCGAGGGCCGCTGA
- a CDS encoding LLM class F420-dependent oxidoreductase codes for MKLGLQLGYWGAQPPANAPELIAAAEAEGFDAVFAAESWGSDAFTPLAWWGSRTERVRLGTSVVQISARTPTSTAMHALTLDHLSGGRAILGLGVSGPQVVEGWYGQPFTKPLARTREYVSIVRKVLSRQEPVTSDGPHFPLPYTGPGSTGLGKPLKPITHPLRPDIPIWLGAEGPKNVALAAEIADGWLAIYYSPRLAPMYNEWLDEGFARPGARRSREDFEVAATCQVIVTDDRDAAIAGLKPVTALYVGGMGAPELNFHAQVYTRMGYGEQVEEIGRLFRAGRKDDAAAVVPDEMVTETMIIGNVDEVRADVKRWADAGVTMLLVSCRDADHVRELSSAVLG; via the coding sequence ATGAAGCTCGGGTTGCAACTGGGATACTGGGGCGCACAACCGCCTGCGAATGCTCCGGAGTTGATCGCCGCCGCCGAAGCCGAGGGATTCGACGCCGTCTTCGCCGCCGAATCGTGGGGATCCGACGCCTTCACCCCACTCGCCTGGTGGGGTTCGAGGACCGAACGCGTCCGGCTCGGCACGTCCGTCGTCCAGATCTCGGCGCGCACACCCACCAGCACCGCCATGCACGCCCTCACCCTCGACCACCTCAGCGGCGGCCGGGCCATCCTCGGCCTCGGCGTCTCCGGACCGCAGGTCGTCGAAGGCTGGTACGGGCAGCCGTTCACCAAACCGCTCGCCCGCACCCGCGAATACGTCTCCATCGTCCGCAAGGTGCTGTCGCGGCAGGAACCCGTCACCAGCGACGGCCCGCACTTTCCCCTTCCCTACACCGGTCCCGGCAGCACCGGCCTCGGCAAGCCCCTCAAACCCATCACCCACCCACTCCGCCCCGACATCCCGATCTGGCTCGGCGCCGAAGGTCCCAAGAACGTCGCACTCGCCGCCGAGATCGCCGACGGCTGGCTCGCCATCTATTACTCACCCCGCCTCGCCCCCATGTACAACGAATGGCTCGACGAAGGCTTCGCCCGCCCCGGGGCCCGACGCAGCCGCGAGGACTTCGAAGTCGCGGCCACCTGCCAAGTCATCGTCACCGACGACCGGGACGCCGCCATCGCCGGCCTCAAACCCGTCACCGCCCTGTACGTCGGCGGCATGGGCGCCCCCGAACTCAACTTCCACGCCCAGGTCTACACCCGCATGGGCTACGGCGAGCAGGTCGAAGAAATCGGGCGCCTCTTCCGCGCAGGCCGCAAAGACGACGCCGCCGCCGTCGTCCCCGACGAGATGGTCACCGAAACCATGATCATCGGCAACGTCGACGAAGTCCGCGCCGACGTCAAACGCTGGGCCGACGCCGGCGTCACCATGCTCCTCGTCTCCTGCCGCGACGCCGACCACGTCCGCGAACTGTCCTCCGCGGTCCTCGGCTGA
- a CDS encoding Zn-ribbon domain-containing OB-fold protein, translated as MGKSAVAEKFSNEPLSAPLKLQFDYTRSVGPTVGAFVTALRDRKVIGARGSDGRVYVPPPEFDPNTAEPLTDFVGVSDAGTVVSWTWMPEPIAGQPLTTPFAWALIKLDGADTSLVHAVDVASPAGMSTGMRVRARWAQERVGRIQDIACFEPGESTGESGPSSESEPVTMVTTPIDLDYMHSASAEESFYLRGLKEGKLIGGRTGPGGKVYIPPRSANPTDGIPTKEQVELPDRGIVTTFCIVNVPFLGQRIKPPYVAAYVLLDGADIAFLHLILDCDAANVRMGMRVEAKWKPREEWDYTLENIEYFRPTGEPDAEYDTYKHHL; from the coding sequence ATGGGAAAGAGCGCGGTGGCCGAAAAATTCTCGAACGAACCGTTGAGCGCCCCGCTGAAACTTCAATTCGACTACACCCGATCGGTGGGCCCGACCGTCGGAGCCTTCGTGACCGCGCTGCGCGACCGCAAGGTCATCGGCGCCCGCGGCTCGGACGGACGCGTCTACGTCCCACCGCCCGAATTCGACCCGAACACCGCCGAACCCCTCACCGATTTCGTCGGGGTCTCCGACGCCGGGACCGTGGTGAGCTGGACGTGGATGCCGGAACCGATTGCCGGACAGCCACTCACCACCCCGTTCGCGTGGGCGCTGATCAAGCTGGACGGCGCCGACACGTCGCTGGTGCACGCCGTGGACGTCGCCTCCCCCGCCGGGATGAGCACCGGCATGCGGGTGCGGGCGCGGTGGGCGCAGGAACGCGTCGGGCGGATCCAGGACATCGCGTGCTTCGAACCCGGGGAGTCGACCGGCGAATCCGGACCGTCGTCGGAGTCGGAACCGGTCACGATGGTCACGACGCCGATCGACCTCGACTATATGCACTCCGCGTCCGCCGAGGAGAGCTTCTACCTCCGAGGGCTGAAGGAGGGCAAGCTGATCGGTGGCCGCACCGGACCGGGCGGCAAGGTGTACATCCCGCCGCGCAGCGCCAACCCCACCGACGGCATCCCGACGAAGGAGCAGGTGGAACTGCCGGACCGGGGCATCGTCACGACGTTCTGCATCGTGAACGTCCCCTTTCTCGGGCAGCGGATCAAGCCGCCGTACGTCGCCGCCTACGTGCTGCTCGACGGCGCCGACATCGCGTTCCTGCACCTGATCCTCGACTGCGACGCCGCCAACGTCCGGATGGGCATGCGTGTGGAGGCCAAGTGGAAACCGCGCGAGGAGTGGGATTACACGCTCGAGAACATCGAGTACTTCAGGCCGACGGGCGAGCCCGACGCCGAGTACGACACCTACAAACACCACCTGTAA
- a CDS encoding thiolase domain-containing protein — protein MTDIAVVGFAHAPHVRETSGTTNGVEMLVPCFQQLYEELGITKSDIGFWCSGSSDYLAGRSFSFISAVDSIGAVPPINESHVEMDAAWAFYEAWIKIMTGEVDTALVYGFGKSSAGNLRKILSMQLDPYLVAPLALDSVSLAGLQARLGLDAGKWTSEEMAAVAARSRAAAESNPNTQLSGHVDINELLASPFVADPLRAHDCAPITDGAAAVVLAAGDRARELCERPAWITGVDHRIDSPGFGARDLTVSPSTTAAARAATGGDVGGIDVAELHGPFTHQELILREAIGLSDATTINPSGGPLSGNPMFSAGLERIGYAAKAIMDGNAGRTLAHATSGAVLQQNLVAVLEGRN, from the coding sequence ATGACAGATATCGCAGTCGTCGGGTTCGCGCACGCACCGCACGTGCGTGAGACCTCCGGCACCACCAACGGCGTCGAAATGCTGGTTCCCTGCTTCCAGCAGCTGTACGAGGAACTGGGAATCACGAAGTCCGACATCGGCTTCTGGTGCTCGGGCTCCTCGGACTACCTGGCCGGCCGTTCGTTCTCCTTCATCTCGGCCGTCGACTCGATCGGGGCGGTACCGCCGATCAACGAGTCGCACGTCGAGATGGACGCGGCCTGGGCGTTCTACGAGGCCTGGATCAAGATCATGACCGGCGAGGTCGACACCGCCCTGGTCTACGGCTTCGGCAAGTCGTCGGCGGGCAATCTCCGCAAGATCCTCTCGATGCAACTCGACCCCTACCTGGTCGCGCCGCTTGCCCTCGACTCGGTGTCGCTCGCCGGACTGCAGGCGCGCCTCGGACTCGACGCCGGGAAGTGGACGTCCGAGGAGATGGCGGCGGTGGCCGCGCGCAGCCGGGCCGCGGCCGAGAGCAACCCGAACACCCAGTTGTCGGGGCACGTCGACATCAACGAACTGCTCGCGAGCCCGTTCGTCGCGGATCCGTTGCGCGCCCACGACTGCGCTCCGATCACCGACGGTGCCGCGGCGGTCGTGCTCGCGGCCGGCGACCGCGCGCGTGAACTGTGCGAGCGACCTGCGTGGATCACCGGGGTCGACCACCGGATCGATTCGCCCGGCTTCGGAGCCCGCGACCTCACGGTGTCGCCGTCGACGACGGCCGCGGCCCGCGCCGCCACCGGCGGGGACGTCGGCGGTATCGACGTGGCCGAACTGCACGGACCGTTCACCCATCAGGAACTGATCCTCCGTGAGGCCATCGGACTGTCCGATGCGACGACGATCAACCCGTCGGGTGGCCCGCTGAGCGGGAATCCGATGTTCTCGGCGGGTCTGGAACGCATAGGTTACGCAGCCAAGGCCATCATGGACGGCAACGCCGGGCGCACGCTGGCGCACGCCACGAGTGGCGCTGTGCTGCAACAGAATCTGGTCGCAGTCTTGGAGGGACGCAACTGA
- a CDS encoding thiolase domain-containing protein translates to MANQLAAVLGTGQTHYVAKRHDVSMAGLVREAIDRAMEDARVGWEDIDAVVIGKAPDLFEGSMMPELAMSDALGANGKPLLRVHTAGSVGGSTACVAASLVKSGVHKRVLTVAWEKQSESNAMWALSTPIPFHMPVGAGAGGYFAPHVRSYIRRSGAPDHIGAMVAVKDRLNGSLNPYAHLKQPDITLESVQASQMLWDPIRYDETCPSSDGACALVIGNEEAAEQVVADGREVAWIHATAMRTEPTTFAGRDQVNPQAGRDASAALWKAAGIKDPLDEIDVAEIYVPFSWFEPMWLENLGFVAEGEGWKLTEAGETAIGGRLPLNASGGVLSSNPIGASGMIRFAEAAMQVMHRAGDHQVKDARKALGHAYGGGSQYFSMWVVGSDRPNN, encoded by the coding sequence ATGGCGAATCAATTGGCCGCCGTACTGGGCACCGGTCAGACCCATTACGTGGCGAAACGGCACGACGTGTCCATGGCTGGACTGGTGCGCGAGGCGATCGACCGCGCGATGGAAGACGCGCGGGTGGGCTGGGAAGACATCGACGCCGTCGTGATCGGCAAGGCCCCCGACCTTTTCGAGGGGTCGATGATGCCGGAACTCGCAATGTCGGATGCACTGGGCGCCAACGGCAAACCGCTGCTGCGTGTGCACACCGCGGGCTCGGTCGGCGGTTCGACCGCGTGCGTGGCGGCGAGCCTCGTGAAGTCGGGGGTGCACAAGCGGGTGCTCACGGTGGCGTGGGAGAAGCAGTCCGAGTCGAACGCCATGTGGGCGCTGTCCACCCCGATTCCGTTCCACATGCCGGTCGGCGCAGGCGCGGGCGGATACTTCGCGCCGCACGTCCGCTCGTACATCCGACGGTCCGGCGCACCCGATCACATCGGCGCGATGGTGGCGGTGAAGGACCGGCTGAACGGCAGCCTCAACCCGTACGCCCACCTCAAGCAGCCCGACATCACCCTCGAATCGGTGCAGGCCTCGCAGATGCTGTGGGATCCCATCCGCTACGACGAGACGTGTCCGTCCTCGGACGGCGCCTGCGCTCTGGTGATCGGCAACGAGGAGGCCGCCGAGCAGGTCGTCGCGGACGGTCGTGAGGTGGCGTGGATTCACGCGACCGCGATGCGCACCGAGCCCACCACGTTCGCCGGACGCGACCAGGTGAATCCGCAGGCCGGACGGGACGCGTCGGCCGCGCTGTGGAAGGCCGCGGGCATCAAGGATCCGCTCGACGAGATCGACGTCGCCGAAATCTACGTCCCCTTCTCCTGGTTCGAACCGATGTGGCTCGAGAATCTGGGCTTCGTCGCCGAGGGCGAGGGCTGGAAACTCACCGAGGCCGGCGAGACGGCCATCGGCGGCCGGCTCCCCCTCAACGCGTCCGGCGGCGTCCTGTCGTCCAACCCGATCGGCGCCTCCGGGATGATCCGGTTCGCCGAGGCGGCGATGCAGGTGATGCACCGCGCCGGCGACCACCAGGTGAAGGACGCACGCAAGGCACTCGGCCACGCCTACGGCGGCGGTTCGCAGTACTTCTCGATGTGGGTGGTCGGTTCCGACCGGCCGAACAACTAG
- a CDS encoding TIGR03619 family F420-dependent LLM class oxidoreductase, giving the protein MKFTVGIAMNPLDQLPALAKTAEECGFSSIALPDSLFFMEKQSADYPYTPDGSRMWTEETPWVDPLIAAAAMGAVTSKIEFYTQVLKLGSRNPVLLARQVGSVANLIGNRFGFGVGIGWAPEEFEWCGVPYAKRGARVDEMIDVIKLILGGGMVEYHGEFYDFDRLQMSPAPTKPVPFYVGGHTDVALRRAARVGDGWTSAMIKFDDLVQVIARLRELREEYGRAELPYEIQTVCIDRFGKDGYAELADAGVTDTIVVPWVFDGIGFDGPLDAKQESLRKFADQYIG; this is encoded by the coding sequence GTGAAATTCACCGTCGGCATCGCCATGAATCCCCTCGATCAGTTGCCGGCTCTCGCGAAAACAGCCGAGGAGTGCGGGTTCTCGTCGATCGCACTCCCCGACTCGCTGTTCTTCATGGAGAAGCAGAGCGCCGACTACCCGTACACACCGGACGGATCCCGGATGTGGACCGAGGAGACGCCGTGGGTGGATCCGCTGATCGCGGCGGCCGCGATGGGCGCGGTGACGTCGAAGATCGAGTTCTACACCCAGGTCCTCAAGCTGGGGTCCCGCAATCCGGTGCTCCTGGCCCGCCAGGTGGGGTCGGTGGCCAACCTGATCGGCAACCGGTTCGGATTCGGTGTCGGGATCGGCTGGGCACCGGAGGAATTCGAATGGTGCGGGGTGCCGTACGCGAAGCGCGGGGCACGCGTCGACGAGATGATCGACGTCATCAAGCTGATCCTCGGCGGCGGGATGGTCGAGTATCACGGCGAGTTCTACGACTTCGACCGCCTGCAGATGAGCCCGGCCCCGACGAAGCCGGTGCCGTTCTACGTCGGCGGACACACCGATGTGGCCCTGCGACGCGCAGCCCGGGTCGGCGACGGCTGGACGTCGGCGATGATCAAGTTCGACGATCTCGTCCAGGTCATCGCGCGACTGCGGGAACTGCGGGAAGAGTACGGCCGCGCCGAGCTGCCGTACGAGATCCAGACCGTCTGCATCGACCGTTTCGGCAAGGACGGTTACGCCGAACTGGCCGATGCCGGGGTGACCGACACGATCGTCGTCCCGTGGGTGTTCGACGGCATCGGCTTCGACGGACCCCTGGACGCCAAGCAGGAGTCGCTGCGCAAGTTCGCCGACCAGTACATCGGATAG
- a CDS encoding nuclear transport factor 2 family protein: MTTTDHPARLAGQASRAAASGRRKDEWLALFAEDACVEDPVGPSGFDPEGKGHHGLDAISRFYDMTIATTESLEFLITDSLVCGNENVNIGTIRSTVAGSQIDAEGVFVYRVNDEGKITSLRAFWEVERAMKTLRKA; encoded by the coding sequence ATGACGACGACCGACCATCCCGCCCGACTCGCCGGACAGGCGTCCCGCGCGGCGGCCAGCGGCAGACGCAAGGACGAGTGGCTGGCCCTGTTCGCCGAGGACGCGTGTGTCGAAGATCCGGTCGGCCCTTCGGGTTTCGACCCCGAGGGGAAGGGTCATCACGGCCTCGACGCGATCTCCCGGTTCTACGACATGACGATCGCGACCACCGAATCGCTCGAATTCCTCATCACCGATTCATTGGTGTGCGGCAACGAGAACGTGAACATCGGGACCATCCGGTCCACGGTGGCGGGATCGCAGATCGACGCCGAGGGCGTGTTCGTCTACCGCGTGAACGACGAAGGCAAGATCACGTCGCTGCGGGCCTTCTGGGAGGTCGAGCGGGCGATGAAGACACTGCGCAAGGCCTGA